The Actinomyces sp. oral taxon 414 genome has a segment encoding these proteins:
- a CDS encoding transposase family protein has translation MKYTTGLPTPKFADLLARLREEGVEGRPPSLGLRGSLRAALIRMRHNIVQAVIGEQLDVSQPTVSRAIKVMTGAIVRALRDMLLTAEEVPEGCDCRAGRPPLPLLELARSPRTMVAVSTRRPA, from the coding sequence ATGAAGTATACCACGGGACTGCCCACCCCCAAGTTCGCCGATCTGCTCGCACGTCTGCGCGAGGAGGGTGTCGAGGGGCGTCCTCCGAGCCTGGGGCTGCGGGGGTCTTTGAGGGCGGCGCTGATCCGCATGCGTCACAACATTGTGCAGGCGGTGATCGGCGAGCAATTGGATGTGTCCCAGCCCACTGTCTCGCGGGCCATCAAGGTCATGACCGGGGCGATCGTCCGGGCCCTGAGGGACATGCTGCTCACGGCCGAGGAGGTGCCCGAGGGCTGTGACTGTCGTGCTGGACGGCCCCCTCTTCCCTTGCTGGAGTTGGCGCGCTCACCGCGAACCATGGTCGCGGTGAGCACAAGACGACCGGCATGA
- a CDS encoding AAA family ATPase, whose amino-acid sequence MRITHLAASNWRNFKNVEFDVGERLFVVGPNAAGKSNLLDVFRFLADIAGPGGGLASAVDRRGGLKKVRSLFARTNAKGRLVVNVTLRDGGDSWRYRLSVKGEGKGRNRPVVDEELVVKNGEELLKRPDDRDLMDEVLLTQTHLEQIASNQSFRSIADYFDQVQYFHLVPQIIRDPSRAVVADDDPFGSDFIIQMNAAATRTRDAWLRRMQQALRAAVPGFESLTIETDAAGRPHLEGYSAGVLVHFREAIL is encoded by the coding sequence ATGAGGATCACGCACCTGGCGGCGAGCAACTGGCGGAACTTCAAGAACGTGGAGTTCGACGTCGGCGAGCGCCTGTTCGTCGTGGGTCCCAACGCGGCCGGCAAGTCCAACCTCCTCGACGTCTTCCGCTTCCTGGCCGACATCGCCGGTCCGGGTGGCGGGCTCGCCTCCGCCGTCGATCGTCGGGGTGGTCTGAAGAAGGTCCGCAGTCTGTTCGCACGCACCAACGCCAAAGGGCGTCTCGTCGTCAATGTGACACTGCGGGACGGCGGTGATTCATGGCGCTACAGGCTCTCCGTCAAGGGCGAGGGGAAGGGGCGGAACCGCCCCGTCGTCGACGAGGAACTGGTCGTGAAGAACGGGGAGGAACTGCTCAAGCGCCCCGACGACCGGGATCTGATGGATGAGGTCCTCCTGACCCAGACGCACCTCGAACAGATCGCATCCAACCAGAGCTTCCGCTCCATCGCCGACTACTTCGACCAGGTCCAGTACTTCCATCTCGTCCCCCAGATCATCCGCGACCCCTCGCGCGCCGTCGTCGCCGATGACGACCCCTTCGGAAGCGACTTCATTATCCAGATGAACGCGGCCGCGACCCGTACCCGTGATGCGTGGCTCAGGCGCATGCAGCAGGCCCTGCGCGCAGCGGTGCCCGGATTCGAGTCCCTGACCATTGAGACGGACGCCGCCGGCAGACCGCATCTGGAAGGTTATTCAGCGGGCGTCTTGGTGCATTTCCGGGAAGCAATATTATGA
- a CDS encoding response regulator transcription factor, producing the protein MSTVLIVEDEARIASFLTKGLKAAGFTPRVVTRGEQAVEAVLMGGVDLVLLDVGLPDIDGFEVLERLRGQGVRTPIIMLTARSSVADRVAGLENGADDYMPKPFSFEELVARVRLRLRPPAPEGGADGNLLEHGGLVLDLRTRRVSVDGRWVDLSAREFSLAETFMRHPDQVLSREQLLERVWGMDFDPGSNVVDVYVSYLRGKLGKQRLETVRGVGYRLV; encoded by the coding sequence GTGAGCACCGTGCTGATCGTCGAGGACGAGGCCCGCATCGCCTCCTTCCTCACCAAGGGCCTCAAGGCCGCGGGCTTCACGCCCCGGGTCGTCACCAGGGGCGAGCAGGCCGTGGAGGCGGTGCTCATGGGCGGGGTCGACCTGGTCCTGCTGGACGTGGGGCTGCCCGACATCGACGGCTTCGAGGTCCTCGAGCGCCTGCGCGGGCAGGGCGTGAGAACGCCCATCATTATGCTCACGGCCCGCTCCTCGGTGGCGGACCGCGTCGCAGGCCTGGAGAACGGGGCCGACGACTACATGCCCAAGCCCTTCTCCTTCGAGGAGCTCGTCGCCCGGGTCCGCCTGCGCCTGCGCCCGCCGGCGCCGGAGGGCGGGGCGGACGGCAACCTGCTCGAGCACGGCGGGCTGGTCCTGGACCTGCGCACCCGGCGCGTGAGCGTCGACGGGCGCTGGGTCGACCTGTCCGCCCGGGAGTTCTCACTGGCGGAGACCTTCATGCGCCACCCGGACCAGGTCCTCAGCCGCGAGCAGCTGCTGGAGCGGGTGTGGGGGATGGACTTCGACCCGGGGTCCAATGTCGTGGACGTGTACGTGTCCTACCTGCGGGGAAAGCTCGGCAAGCAGCGGCTGGAGACGGTCCGGGGCGTCGGCTACCGGCTCGTGTAG
- a CDS encoding sensor histidine kinase, with protein sequence MNPAAALRRATIRTRLTWTIIAVSLIALLTSGAAVWVLGLRSLRDDVDTRLALTRAELRQMAGSGADPVTGRALTGPAQVVLAHLERSNLPPFDSELGIVDGRARWVSAQGAGAALRSDAALMDRLLALSRTGESVIETVETASGRHRVLVVPLNDGVQRAALARAVDLDAAEAELRSTMGLYAASAVVTVALAGALSWFGVERLLRPIEELRRATDSIDERDLTTRVAVRGRDDLSALAGAVNRMLDRVQRSVETQRELLDDVGHELRTPITVVRGHLELIDADDPDDVRQTRELALDELDRMGTLVAGLLEVARSSSIDFVSPAPTDVAALTAQVFDKARALGPRDWVLGPSAETTAVIDATRITEAWLELATNAVKYSPPGSPIRLGSLVAGDELLLRVEDRGIGIAPQDLPTIRRRLARAPQAAALAPGTGLGLSVVENIVTAHGGALDVESVPGRGSIFTLRLPLTPGARAANESEGVS encoded by the coding sequence ATGAACCCCGCCGCCGCGCTCCGCCGGGCCACGATCCGCACCCGGCTGACGTGGACGATTATCGCAGTCTCCCTGATCGCCCTGCTCACCTCCGGGGCGGCGGTGTGGGTGCTGGGTCTGCGCAGCCTCCGCGACGACGTCGACACGCGCCTGGCGCTGACCCGCGCCGAACTGCGCCAGATGGCGGGCAGCGGGGCCGACCCGGTGACGGGCCGCGCCCTGACCGGCCCCGCGCAGGTCGTCCTGGCGCACCTGGAGCGCTCGAACCTGCCCCCCTTCGACAGCGAGCTCGGCATTGTCGACGGGCGGGCGCGGTGGGTCTCCGCCCAGGGCGCCGGGGCGGCCCTGCGGTCCGACGCGGCGCTCATGGACCGGCTGCTGGCCCTGTCGCGGACGGGCGAGTCGGTCATCGAGACCGTCGAGACGGCCTCCGGACGCCACCGGGTGCTGGTCGTGCCGCTGAACGACGGCGTCCAGCGGGCCGCCCTGGCGCGCGCGGTCGACCTGGACGCCGCAGAGGCCGAGCTGCGGAGCACCATGGGCCTGTACGCGGCCTCCGCCGTCGTCACGGTCGCCCTGGCCGGCGCGCTGTCGTGGTTCGGCGTGGAGCGGCTGCTGCGCCCCATCGAGGAGCTGCGCCGGGCCACCGACTCCATTGACGAGCGCGACCTGACCACCCGCGTGGCGGTGCGTGGCCGGGACGACCTGTCCGCCCTGGCCGGCGCCGTCAACCGGATGCTGGACCGCGTCCAGCGCTCCGTCGAGACCCAGCGCGAGCTCCTCGACGACGTCGGGCACGAGCTGCGCACCCCGATTACGGTGGTGCGCGGGCACCTGGAGCTCATTGACGCCGACGACCCCGACGACGTGCGGCAGACCCGGGAGCTGGCCCTCGACGAGCTCGACCGCATGGGGACGCTGGTCGCGGGCCTGCTGGAGGTCGCCCGCAGCTCGAGCATCGACTTCGTGTCTCCCGCGCCCACCGACGTCGCCGCGCTGACGGCGCAGGTCTTCGACAAGGCCCGCGCGCTGGGACCCAGGGACTGGGTCCTGGGCCCCAGCGCCGAGACGACGGCCGTGATCGATGCGACGCGCATCACCGAGGCCTGGCTGGAGCTGGCGACTAATGCGGTCAAGTACTCCCCGCCGGGCTCGCCGATCCGTCTGGGGTCGCTGGTGGCGGGCGATGAGCTGCTCCTGCGGGTGGAGGACCGGGGCATCGGCATCGCCCCGCAGGACCTGCCGACCATACGCCGCCGTCTGGCGCGGGCCCCGCAGGCGGCGGCCCTGGCGCCGGGGACGGGCCTGGGCCTAAGCGTCGTGGAGAACATCGTGACCGCCCACGGCGGGGCCCTTGACGTGGAGTCCGTGCCCGGGCGAGGATCAATTTTCACGCTGCGCCTGCCGCTGACGCCGGGCGCCCGCGCCGCCAACGAGTCGGAAGGAGTCTCGTGA
- a CDS encoding glutamate-5-semialdehyde dehydrogenase, translated as MNETNATPTTRQEAADEAADLVARTARAARAAQRSVAGARREVKDAGLCAMADHLVEAAPRILAANGADLERARAAGMRAGLVDRLALTPERIGAIADSLREIAGLPDPVGEIVDGRTLPNGLRVRRVRVPLGVVGMIYEARPNVTVDVAALTLKSGNAVVLRGGSAAEATNAAIVDVLRAALSDAALPADLVATVDSAGRAGAAALMRARGLIDVLVPRGGAGLIRAVVEQSAVPVIETGSGNCHIYADASADVAAAVPLIVNAKTQRVGVCNAAETLLVHRDAAGALLPDVAAALWDRGVTLHADAAARALLAPAAAGSGHEDLLVPAAEEDWATEYGSPDLAVRVVADLEEAVAHIERWSTGHTEAILTRDVACVNRFVAAVDSAAVMVNASTRFTDGGQLGLGAELGISTQKLHARGPMGLAALTTTQWIVEGDGHVRP; from the coding sequence ATGAACGAGACCAACGCCACCCCGACGACCCGGCAAGAGGCCGCCGACGAGGCCGCCGACCTGGTCGCCCGTACCGCCCGCGCCGCCCGCGCCGCCCAACGGTCGGTGGCCGGGGCTCGCCGTGAGGTCAAGGACGCCGGGCTGTGCGCCATGGCCGACCATCTCGTGGAGGCGGCCCCGCGCATCCTGGCCGCCAACGGGGCCGACCTGGAGCGCGCCCGTGCCGCGGGCATGAGGGCGGGTCTGGTCGACCGCCTGGCCCTGACGCCCGAGCGCATCGGGGCCATCGCCGACTCCCTGCGCGAGATCGCGGGCCTGCCCGACCCGGTCGGCGAGATCGTTGACGGCCGCACCCTGCCCAACGGCCTGCGGGTGCGCCGCGTGCGCGTTCCCCTGGGCGTGGTGGGCATGATCTACGAGGCGCGCCCCAATGTGACCGTCGACGTGGCCGCCCTGACCCTGAAGTCCGGCAACGCCGTCGTGCTGCGCGGCGGGAGCGCCGCCGAGGCGACCAACGCCGCCATTGTGGACGTCCTGCGCGCGGCCCTGTCCGACGCCGCCCTGCCGGCCGACCTGGTCGCCACCGTCGACTCCGCCGGCAGGGCGGGGGCCGCCGCGCTCATGCGGGCCCGCGGCCTCATCGACGTTCTCGTCCCGCGCGGCGGGGCCGGGCTCATCCGGGCCGTCGTCGAGCAGTCCGCGGTGCCCGTCATCGAGACCGGCAGCGGCAACTGCCACATCTACGCCGATGCCTCCGCCGACGTCGCCGCCGCCGTGCCGCTCATCGTCAACGCCAAGACTCAGCGCGTGGGCGTGTGCAACGCCGCCGAGACCCTCCTGGTGCACCGCGACGCCGCCGGCGCCCTCCTGCCCGACGTCGCCGCCGCCCTGTGGGACAGGGGAGTGACCCTCCACGCCGACGCCGCCGCCCGCGCCCTCCTCGCCCCCGCCGCGGCCGGCTCCGGCCACGAGGACCTGCTGGTGCCCGCCGCCGAGGAGGACTGGGCCACCGAGTACGGCAGCCCGGACCTGGCCGTGCGCGTCGTCGCCGACCTGGAGGAGGCCGTGGCCCACATCGAACGGTGGTCCACCGGGCACACCGAGGCGATCCTCACCCGGGACGTGGCCTGCGTAAACCGCTTCGTCGCGGCGGTCGACTCCGCCGCCGTCATGGTCAACGCCTCCACGCGCTTCACCGACGGCGGCCAGCTGGGGCTGGGCGCGGAGCTGGGCATCTCCACCCAGAAGCTGCACGCCCGCGGCCCCATGGGGCTGGCCGCCCTGACCACGACACAGTGGATCGTCGAGGGGGACGGCCATGTGCGGCCCTGA
- a CDS encoding transposase family protein, whose amino-acid sequence MLDGLDPSGWIADKGYIGKGMITPHKKPPNGELSEAAEEANKSISRIRQVVEQTIAHIKAWRILHTDYRRPLHTFEQTITAALSLYVFKTTL is encoded by the coding sequence CTGCTCGACGGCCTGGACCCCTCCGGATGGATCGCCGACAAGGGATACATCGGCAAGGGAATGATCACCCCGCACAAGAAGCCCCCCAACGGCGAACTGAGCGAAGCCGCCGAAGAGGCGAATAAGAGCATCAGCCGGATCCGCCAGGTGGTCGAGCAGACCATCGCCCACATCAAGGCCTGGAGAATCCTCCACACCGACTACCGCCGCCCCCTGCACACATTCGAACAGACCATCACCGCCGCACTCTCACTCTACGTATTCAAAACCACCCTCTGA
- a CDS encoding DUF7668 domain-containing protein — protein sequence MIEHEILPEEIVVKLRNLLISIVKKDARNGTDSLPGGNISWLNADRTLEDYPATFIVPPSEFADCIEYGEYYGELRDGSGFWIDCPLWTKEEGRSDLEVQLFVKTARDGTWDLNVTNILVP from the coding sequence ATGATAGAACACGAGATTCTTCCGGAGGAAATCGTAGTGAAGTTGCGAAACCTTTTGATATCTATCGTAAAAAAAGATGCCCGCAACGGCACCGACTCTCTTCCGGGCGGCAATATTTCATGGCTCAATGCCGATCGGACCCTTGAGGATTATCCGGCAACTTTTATTGTGCCACCATCGGAGTTCGCCGACTGCATTGAATACGGAGAGTATTATGGAGAATTGAGGGACGGGAGTGGATTCTGGATTGACTGCCCCTTGTGGACCAAGGAGGAGGGGCGTTCGGACTTGGAGGTGCAACTCTTCGTGAAAACTGCGAGGGATGGCACCTGGGATCTTAATGTCACGAACATACTGGTACCATAA